A single window of Rana temporaria chromosome 1, aRanTem1.1, whole genome shotgun sequence DNA harbors:
- the LOC120946740 gene encoding probable tRNA(His) guanylyltransferase: MAKSKFEYEREFEAADTCLPNCWVVVRVDGRNFHRFSEQHNFVKPNDIRSIQLMNRCAQNVMEELKDICLAYRQRDEYSFAFHKKSNWYKRRASKFMTHVVSQFASSFVFYWKEFFPDQQILYPPGFDGRVVLYPSEQNLKDYLSWRQADCHINNMYNTVFWMLVQRGGLTPAQAQKRLQGTLSAEKNEILFSEFNINYNNEPLMYRKGSVILKRKVNEISKKVIKLEGEEEREVEVSRLRNQFAILQCDVIGDKFWEENPDIIFW; this comes from the coding sequence ATGGCGAAGAGCAAGTTTGAGTATGAGAGGGAGTTCGAGGCGGCGGACACATGTCTACCCAACTGCTGGGTGGTGGTGAGAGTGGACGGGAGGAACTTCCACAGGTTCTCGGAGCAGCATAACTTTGTGAAACCCAATGATATCCGTTCTATCCAGCTCATGAACCGCTGTGCACAGAACGTGATGGAGGAACTGAAAGACATCTGTCTGGCGTATAGACAAAGAGATGAGTACAGCTTTGCCTTTCACAAGAAATCTAACTGGTACAAAAGACGCGCAAGCAAGTTTATGACACATGTGGTTTCACAGTTTGCCTCCAGTTTTGTCTTCTACTGGAAGGAGTTCTTCCCGGATCAGCAGATCTTGTACCCTCCTGGGTTTGACGGTAGAGTGGTATTGTATCCCAGTGAGCAGAACCTAAAGGATTATCTCAGCTGGAGACAAGCTGACTGCCACATCAACAATATGTACAACACTGTGTTCTGGATGCTGGTCCAGAGGGGAGGATTAACTCCAGCGCAGGCTCAGAAAAGGCTACAGGGAACACTTTCTGCCGAGAAGAATGAAATCCTATTTTCAGAGTTTAACATCAACTACAATAATGAGCCTTTAATGTACAGGAAAGGATCAGTCATCCTAAAAAGGAAGGTAAATGAAATCAGCAAGAAGGTAATAAAgctagaaggtgaggaggagagagaagtggAGGTATCTCGCTTACGGAACCAATTTGCCATTCTGCAATGTGATGTCATTGGTGACAAGTTTTGGGAAGAAAACCCAGATATAATTTTCTGGTGA